Within Flavobacterium pisciphilum, the genomic segment TATTAGTAACAGGAGGATTAGGATTTATCGGATCGCATACTGTAGTCGAATTGCAAAATGAAGGCTTTGAAGTTGTGATAATCGATAATCTCTCTAATTCCTCAGAAGATGTTTTAAAGGGAATCGTAGCCATCACAGGTAAAACTCCACTATTCGAAAAATTAGATTTAAGAGAAAAAGCTGCGGTACAAAATTTCTTTAAAAAACATGATGACGTTACTGGGGTAATTCATTTTGCAGCTTCAAAGGCAGTTGGTGAAAGTGTTGAAAATCCACTTTTGTACTATGAAAACAACATTAGTAGTTTGGTGTATCTTTTACAAGAATTACAGGAAAAACCAGAAGCTAGTTTTATTTTTAGTTCATCTTGTACTGTTTATGGTCAAGCTGAAAAAATGCCAATTACAGAAGATGCTCCTGTACAGCAACCAATGTCTCCATACGGAAATACCAAGAAGATAGGAGAAGAAATCATTAGAGATACTGCAAAAGCGACTAATATCAATGCTATTTTATTGCGTTATTTTAATCCAATTGGGGCGCATCCTTCAATAAAAATTGGAGAATTGCCAATTGGTGTTCCTCAAAATTTAGTTCCTTTTATTACACAAACAGGAATTGGATTGCGTAAGGAGTTATCAGTATATGGAGATGATTATCCTACAACAGATGGTACTTGCGTTCGGGATTATATTCATGTCGTCGATTTGGCAAAAGCGCATGTTGTGGCTCTGCAAAGATTACTGAATAAAAAGAATCTAGCCAAAGTGGAAACCTTTAATCTAGGAACGGGAACAGGAAGTTCTGTTTTAGAAGTGATTACTAGTTTTGAGAAGGTAAGTGATAAAAAACTACCATACAAGATTGTAGCACGCAGAGAAGGAGATATTACTGAAGCATACGCAAATACAGCAAAAGCTAATGATGTGTTGGGTTGGAAAGCTCAATCAACGCTAGACGAAGCAATTAAGAGTGCTTGGGAATGGGAACAAAAGATAAGAAATGAAGTTTCTTAATTTAAAATAGATAGTATTTTAAAAGTCCCAAATTATACAATTATAATTTGGGACTTTTTTATTAAAGACATATTACATACACAGCGTCAAGCAATGAAACAAAATCCGGATTATAAATTATTTCTCTGTATGGCAACAGTAGGAATCGTATGGGGAACTACTTTTTTAGGAATAAGGGTTGCGGTAGAAACAATTCCGCCATGGTTTGTTACTTCTATTCGTCAAGGCTTGGCAGGATTCATTATAATGGTAATTTTATTGTTTAAAAAGGAGCT encodes:
- the galE gene encoding UDP-glucose 4-epimerase GalE; this translates as MKVLVTGGLGFIGSHTVVELQNEGFEVVIIDNLSNSSEDVLKGIVAITGKTPLFEKLDLREKAAVQNFFKKHDDVTGVIHFAASKAVGESVENPLLYYENNISSLVYLLQELQEKPEASFIFSSSCTVYGQAEKMPITEDAPVQQPMSPYGNTKKIGEEIIRDTAKATNINAILLRYFNPIGAHPSIKIGELPIGVPQNLVPFITQTGIGLRKELSVYGDDYPTTDGTCVRDYIHVVDLAKAHVVALQRLLNKKNLAKVETFNLGTGTGSSVLEVITSFEKVSDKKLPYKIVARREGDITEAYANTAKANDVLGWKAQSTLDEAIKSAWEWEQKIRNEVS